In one Methylobacterium sp. SyP6R genomic region, the following are encoded:
- the tsaD gene encoding tRNA (adenosine(37)-N6)-threonylcarbamoyltransferase complex transferase subunit TsaD — MNVLGIETTCDETAAAIVTVEEDGRGAIRSNEVLSQIAEHAAYGGVVPEIAARAHVEVLDRLVARALDNAGMRLSDLDGIAVAAGPGLIGGVLVGLVTGKTLALVARKPLVAVNHLEAHALTARLTDGLAFPYLLLLASGGHTQLVAVKGVGEYVRLGGTIDDAIGEAFDKVAKLLGLAYPGGPEVERAAEGGNPERFALPRPMLGRREPNFSLSGLKTALRIEAERIAPLTNQDVADLCAGFQAAVVDVVVDRVRVALRDFGPVAGHPTALVAAGGVAANGALRRALARQAGEAGLPLVAPPLPLCGDNGAMIAWAGIERLRLGLTDDITAPARPRWPFAQAKDVAPAQAAG; from the coding sequence ATGAACGTCCTCGGGATCGAAACCACCTGCGACGAGACCGCGGCCGCGATCGTGACGGTGGAGGAGGACGGGCGCGGCGCGATCCGCTCCAACGAAGTGCTGAGCCAGATCGCCGAGCACGCCGCCTATGGCGGGGTGGTGCCGGAGATCGCGGCGCGCGCCCATGTCGAGGTGCTGGACCGGCTGGTCGCCCGGGCGCTCGACAATGCCGGGATGCGGCTCTCCGATCTCGACGGCATCGCGGTCGCGGCGGGGCCGGGCCTGATCGGCGGTGTGCTGGTCGGCCTCGTCACCGGCAAGACCCTGGCGCTGGTGGCGCGAAAGCCCCTCGTGGCGGTCAACCACCTCGAGGCCCATGCGCTGACCGCCCGTCTCACCGACGGCCTCGCCTTTCCGTACCTGCTGCTGCTCGCCTCCGGCGGCCACACCCAGCTCGTCGCCGTCAAGGGCGTCGGGGAATACGTGCGCCTCGGCGGCACCATCGACGACGCGATCGGCGAGGCCTTCGACAAGGTGGCGAAGCTCCTGGGCCTCGCCTATCCGGGCGGGCCGGAGGTCGAGCGCGCCGCCGAGGGCGGCAACCCCGAGCGCTTCGCCCTGCCGCGGCCGATGCTCGGCCGGCGCGAGCCGAATTTTTCCCTGTCCGGCCTCAAGACGGCCTTGCGGATCGAGGCCGAGCGCATCGCCCCTCTCACCAACCAGGACGTGGCCGATCTCTGCGCCGGCTTCCAGGCGGCGGTCGTCGACGTGGTGGTCGACCGGGTGCGGGTGGCCCTGCGCGATTTCGGCCCCGTCGCCGGCCACCCGACCGCGCTCGTGGCCGCCGGGGGCGTCGCGGCCAACGGCGCCCTGCGGCGGGCGCTCGCCCGCCAGGCCGGCGAGGCCGGATTACCCCTCGTCGCCCCGCCCCTGCCGCTCTGCGGCGACAACGGCGCGATGATCGCCTGGGCCGGCATCGAGCGCCTGCGGCTCGGGCTCACCGACGACATCACCGCGCCGGCCCGGCCGCGCTGGCCCTTCGCGCAAGCCAAGGATGTCGCGCCGGCCCAAGCCGCCGGATGA
- a CDS encoding GNAT family N-acetyltransferase, translating to MSPAEAEAQQRRWRELVDERLPAAAAAHPDWPVSQNHCFARILLDNACGGPWRESVAPPAWANMPPERLDLALSLGEAVLEGRQDLAALNHRSLLWRRKRRAPPPPESLQGEDFSLRRWRLSDDEPFAALCADPEVMRFFPAPKTVRESQVEARALARRFDEDGFGPWVVEAPEGFCGFVGCWRPARPLPLGPLIGQEIGLVEIGWRLAWPAWGRGFAVRGARLALADVFSRCALNEVVAYTAEVNVPSLRVMQRLGMSEVGGFDHPGLPEGHPLRPHRLYRLAATDFLAGGGAGGAGLE from the coding sequence ATGAGTCCCGCGGAGGCCGAGGCGCAGCAGCGCCGCTGGCGGGAACTGGTCGACGAGCGCCTGCCCGCCGCCGCCGCCGCGCATCCGGACTGGCCGGTCTCGCAGAATCACTGCTTCGCCCGCATCCTGCTCGACAATGCCTGCGGCGGGCCCTGGCGCGAGAGCGTGGCCCCGCCCGCCTGGGCCAACATGCCGCCCGAGCGCCTGGACCTGGCCCTGAGCCTGGGCGAGGCCGTACTGGAGGGCCGGCAGGACCTCGCCGCGCTCAATCATCGTTCGCTGCTGTGGCGGCGCAAGCGGCGGGCGCCGCCGCCGCCCGAGAGCCTGCAAGGCGAGGATTTTTCCCTGCGGCGCTGGCGGCTCTCCGACGACGAGCCCTTCGCGGCGCTCTGCGCCGATCCGGAGGTGATGCGGTTCTTCCCCGCTCCGAAGACCGTGCGCGAGAGCCAGGTCGAGGCGAGGGCGCTGGCCCGGCGCTTCGACGAGGACGGGTTCGGCCCCTGGGTCGTCGAGGCGCCGGAGGGGTTCTGCGGCTTCGTCGGCTGCTGGCGCCCGGCTCGCCCACTGCCCCTCGGGCCCCTGATCGGGCAGGAAATCGGCTTGGTCGAGATCGGCTGGCGCCTCGCATGGCCGGCCTGGGGTCGGGGCTTCGCCGTGCGCGGCGCCCGCCTGGCGCTCGCCGACGTGTTCTCGCGCTGCGCGCTGAACGAGGTCGTGGCCTATACGGCCGAGGTGAACGTGCCCTCGCTCCGGGTGATGCAGCGCCTCGGCATGAGCGAGGTCGGCGGGTTCGACCATCCGGGACTGCCCGAGGGCCATCCGTTGCGGCCGCACCGGCTGTATCGGCTGGCGGCGACGGATTTCCTCGCCGGTGGCGGGGCGGGCGGCGCTGGCCTAGAATAG
- a CDS encoding antitoxin MazE-like protein, with product MSQPTPSRPPRRANPGPGRHRIGVLVPDMRAPTFRRDAQRQVEAVAASRQAQDDQDFIDAVAAGDDRDRSRESMTRRRRQLRLPEPRDATTASLDVFPCSHR from the coding sequence ATGTCCCAGCCGACACCGTCGAGACCGCCCCGCCGGGCGAATCCCGGCCCGGGTCGGCACCGCATCGGGGTCCTCGTGCCCGACATGCGCGCCCCGACCTTCCGGCGCGACGCGCAGCGGCAGGTGGAGGCCGTTGCGGCGAGCCGCCAGGCGCAGGACGACCAGGATTTCATCGATGCCGTCGCGGCGGGTGACGACAGAGACCGGTCTCGTGAGTCGATGACGCGGCGTCGGCGTCAGCTGCGCCTGCCGGAACCTCGCGACGCGACGACAGCTTCCTTGGATGTATTCCCGTGCTCCCACCGTTGA
- a CDS encoding NAD(P)H-dependent glycerol-3-phosphate dehydrogenase → MTGIGPIAVLGGGAWGTALANAAAAAAERPVVLWMRDAGSAADMARTRENARHLPGVSLHPGVRPTASAADLGEAEALLVVTPAQTLRSVLITLRPQLRPDAALVLCAKGIERGTDAFLTDVAAEAAPGAALAVLSGPSFAADVARGLPTAVTLASRDGALAARLAAALSGPTFRVYHGSDPRGVEIGGAAKNVLAIACGAAIGRGLGESARAALVARSFAELMRFARAWDACPETLMGLSGLGDLVLSAASSQSRNFAFGERLGRGASLEEASGGKLAEGALTAQALVALARRRGVEMPVAEAVAGLLSGALSLDAAIADLLSRPLRAEV, encoded by the coding sequence ATGACCGGCATCGGCCCGATCGCGGTCCTGGGCGGCGGTGCCTGGGGCACGGCGCTCGCCAACGCGGCGGCCGCCGCGGCCGAGCGGCCGGTGGTGCTGTGGATGCGCGATGCGGGAAGCGCCGCCGACATGGCGCGCACCCGCGAGAATGCCCGTCACCTCCCCGGCGTGAGCCTGCATCCGGGGGTGCGCCCCACCGCGTCCGCCGCGGACCTCGGCGAGGCCGAGGCTTTGCTGGTGGTGACGCCGGCCCAGACGCTGCGGAGCGTGCTGATCACCTTGCGCCCGCAGCTGCGGCCGGACGCCGCCCTGGTCCTGTGCGCCAAGGGCATCGAGCGCGGGACCGACGCCTTCCTGACCGACGTCGCCGCCGAGGCCGCGCCGGGCGCGGCCCTCGCGGTCCTGTCGGGCCCGAGCTTCGCGGCGGATGTCGCCCGCGGGTTGCCCACCGCCGTGACGCTGGCGAGCCGCGACGGCGCGCTGGCGGCGCGGCTCGCCGCCGCCCTGTCCGGGCCGACCTTCCGGGTCTATCACGGCAGCGACCCGCGCGGGGTCGAGATCGGCGGGGCGGCCAAGAACGTGCTCGCCATCGCCTGCGGGGCGGCGATCGGCCGGGGCCTCGGGGAAAGCGCCCGGGCGGCGCTGGTCGCCCGCAGTTTCGCCGAGCTGATGCGTTTTGCCCGCGCCTGGGACGCCTGCCCCGAGACGCTGATGGGGCTGTCCGGCCTCGGCGACCTCGTGCTCAGCGCCGCCTCGTCCCAATCGCGCAACTTCGCCTTCGGCGAGCGTCTCGGGCGGGGCGCGAGCCTCGAGGAGGCCTCCGGCGGCAAGCTTGCCGAGGGGGCGCTGACCGCCCAGGCGCTGGTGGCGCTCGCCCGCCGGCGCGGCGTCGAGATGCCGGTGGCCGAGGCGGTGGCCGGTCTGCTCTCCGGCGCGCTCAGCCTCGACGCGGCGATCGCCGACCTGCTCAGCCGGCCCCTGCGGGCCGAGGTCTGA
- a CDS encoding formate--tetrahydrofolate ligase has protein sequence MPTDIEIARAATLQPITAIAERLGIPDDALHPYGRHIAKIDHGHIRGLEAKPEGKLILVTAISPTPAGEGKTTTTVGLGDALNRTGRKTVICLREPSLGPCFGMKGGAAGGGKAQVVPMEAINLHFTGDFHAITSAHSLAAALIDNHIYWGNKLDIDLRRVAFRRVLDMNDRALRTITQSLGGVANGYPREDGFDITVASEVMAVFCLARDLADLEARLGRIVVAETRDRKPVTLADLKATGAMTVLLKDALQPNLVQTLEGSPALIHGGPFANIAHGCNSVIATRAGLRLGDYVVTEAGFGADLGAEKFFDIKCRQAGLNPSAVVIVATVRALKMHGGVAKGDLGREDVAALERGFANLARHVENVRRFGAPVVVAVNHFHADTEAEHATLKALCRDRLDVEAITCRHWAEGGAGAEGLAHAVASLADAGPAATPHFVYPDAMPLEDKIRTVAKTLYGAADIQVESKAAAKLAAFAQGGHGHLPVCMAKTQYSFSTDPALIGAPSGHVVAVRDVRLSAGAGFVVAICGEIMTMPGLPKVPAAEGIYLDAEGRIEGLF, from the coding sequence ATGCCGACCGACATCGAGATCGCCCGCGCGGCCACCCTCCAGCCGATCACCGCGATTGCGGAGCGCCTCGGCATCCCGGACGACGCCCTGCACCCCTACGGCCGGCACATCGCCAAGATCGACCACGGCCATATCCGGGGCCTGGAAGCGAAGCCCGAGGGCAAGCTGATCCTGGTGACGGCGATCAGCCCGACCCCGGCCGGCGAGGGCAAGACCACCACCACGGTCGGCCTCGGCGACGCACTCAACCGCACCGGCCGCAAGACGGTGATCTGCCTGCGCGAGCCCTCCCTCGGGCCGTGTTTCGGCATGAAGGGCGGGGCGGCCGGCGGCGGCAAGGCCCAGGTGGTGCCGATGGAGGCGATCAACCTCCACTTCACCGGCGACTTCCACGCCATCACCTCGGCCCACAGCCTCGCGGCGGCGCTGATCGACAACCACATCTACTGGGGCAACAAGCTCGACATCGACCTGCGCCGGGTGGCGTTCCGGCGCGTGCTCGACATGAACGACCGGGCCTTGCGCACCATCACCCAGAGCCTCGGGGGCGTGGCCAACGGCTATCCGCGCGAGGACGGCTTCGACATCACGGTGGCCTCGGAGGTGATGGCGGTGTTCTGCCTCGCCCGCGACCTCGCCGACCTGGAGGCGCGCCTCGGCCGGATCGTGGTGGCGGAGACCCGCGACCGCAAGCCCGTGACGCTCGCCGACCTCAAGGCCACCGGTGCCATGACGGTGCTGCTCAAGGACGCGCTGCAGCCCAACCTCGTCCAGACCCTGGAGGGCAGCCCGGCGCTGATCCATGGCGGGCCGTTTGCCAACATCGCGCATGGCTGCAACTCGGTGATCGCGACCCGGGCGGGCCTCCGGCTCGGCGACTACGTGGTGACGGAAGCCGGCTTCGGCGCCGATCTCGGGGCGGAAAAGTTCTTCGACATCAAGTGCCGGCAGGCGGGCCTGAACCCGTCCGCGGTGGTGATCGTCGCCACCGTGCGCGCCCTCAAGATGCATGGCGGCGTCGCCAAGGGCGATCTCGGCCGCGAGGACGTCGCGGCCCTGGAGCGGGGCTTTGCCAACCTCGCCCGCCACGTCGAGAACGTGCGCCGCTTCGGCGCGCCGGTGGTGGTGGCGGTGAACCACTTCCACGCCGACACGGAGGCCGAGCACGCCACCCTCAAGGCGCTCTGCCGCGACCGCCTCGACGTCGAGGCGATCACCTGCCGGCACTGGGCCGAGGGCGGGGCGGGCGCCGAGGGCCTGGCCCACGCCGTCGCGAGCCTCGCCGATGCGGGTCCTGCCGCGACGCCGCATTTCGTCTACCCGGACGCGATGCCGCTCGAGGACAAGATCCGCACCGTCGCCAAGACGCTCTACGGCGCCGCCGACATCCAGGTGGAATCGAAGGCGGCGGCGAAGCTCGCGGCCTTCGCGCAGGGCGGCCACGGCCACCTTCCGGTCTGCATGGCCAAGACCCAGTACTCGTTCTCCACCGACCCGGCCCTGATCGGCGCGCCGAGCGGCCACGTGGTGGCGGTGCGCGACGTGCGCCTCTCGGCAGGCGCCGGCTTCGTCGTGGCGATCTGCGGGGAGATCATGACCATGCCGGGCCTGCCCAAGGTGCCGGCGGCGGAAGGGATCTATCTCGACGCCGAGGGTCGGATCGAGGGGCTGTTCTAA
- a CDS encoding DUF6894 family protein, with translation MPRYFFDILDSTQSVPDEAGLDCRDIAEAHRQAQTLIDDAMNGPEATRIDWCAWRVEVRDEARHLIFTVPFPPRSD, from the coding sequence GTGCCCCGCTACTTCTTCGATATCCTGGATTCGACGCAGAGCGTGCCGGACGAGGCGGGCCTCGATTGCCGCGACATCGCCGAGGCGCATCGCCAGGCGCAGACCCTGATCGACGACGCGATGAACGGCCCCGAAGCGACGCGGATCGACTGGTGCGCGTGGCGCGTCGAGGTGCGCGACGAGGCACGGCACCTGATCTTCACCGTGCCGTTCCCGCCCCGCAGCGATTGA
- a CDS encoding EthD family reductase — MILVSVMYPGGADALPFDLDYYLKHHIPLVRERWSPMGLDKVEVVKAGGTPDGSPAPFQVMALLAFRSLDDFQKAGAAHGKEIFGDIPNFFKGQPVVQINEPQSF, encoded by the coding sequence ATGATCCTGGTCAGCGTGATGTATCCGGGCGGCGCCGACGCCCTGCCCTTCGACCTCGACTATTACCTCAAGCACCACATTCCGCTGGTGCGCGAGCGCTGGTCCCCGATGGGCCTGGACAAGGTCGAGGTGGTGAAGGCCGGTGGCACGCCCGACGGCAGCCCGGCCCCGTTCCAGGTGATGGCGCTCCTCGCCTTCCGCTCGCTCGACGACTTCCAGAAGGCGGGCGCGGCCCACGGCAAGGAAATCTTCGGCGACATCCCGAATTTCTTCAAGGGCCAGCCGGTGGTGCAAATCAACGAGCCGCAGAGCTTCTGA
- the dgcA gene encoding N-acetyl-D-Glu racemase DgcA: MIRLATTIERWPIAGRFTISRGSRTEAVVVVAEVTDGTVTGRGECVPYARYGETVEGVRDLIAQQGEALAAGLTRRDLAGRMPAGAARNALDCALWDLEAKRSGRPAHVLAGIPAPAPVTTCYTLSLGTPEEMAAAAHMAAARPLLKVKLGGAGDPERIAAVRRGAPASRLVVDANEAWSADTLEANLAACAAAGVELIEQPLPAGDDGLLARIARPIPICADESLHGDVDLDALKDRYDAINIKLDKAGGLTEALRLAQDAKARGLSIMVGCMLGTSLAMAPAMLLSGFADFVDLDGPLLLASDREPGLRFEGSLVHPPEPALWG, translated from the coding sequence GTGATCCGGCTCGCGACGACAATCGAGCGCTGGCCGATTGCCGGCCGCTTCACCATCTCCCGCGGCAGCCGGACGGAGGCCGTGGTGGTGGTGGCCGAGGTCACGGACGGCACCGTCACCGGCCGCGGCGAATGCGTTCCTTACGCCCGCTACGGCGAGACCGTGGAGGGCGTGCGCGACTTGATTGCCCAGCAAGGCGAGGCGCTGGCCGCCGGGCTCACCCGCCGGGATCTCGCCGGCCGGATGCCGGCGGGGGCCGCCCGCAACGCCCTCGACTGCGCCCTGTGGGACCTCGAAGCCAAGCGGAGCGGCAGGCCCGCCCACGTGCTCGCCGGCATCCCGGCGCCCGCGCCGGTGACGACCTGCTACACGCTGAGCCTCGGCACGCCGGAGGAGATGGCGGCGGCGGCCCATATGGCGGCGGCGCGGCCGCTCCTGAAGGTGAAGCTCGGCGGGGCGGGCGATCCGGAGCGGATCGCCGCGGTGCGCCGGGGTGCGCCGGCGTCGCGGCTCGTGGTCGATGCCAACGAGGCGTGGTCGGCCGACACGCTGGAGGCCAACCTCGCGGCCTGCGCGGCGGCCGGGGTGGAACTGATCGAGCAGCCCCTGCCGGCGGGCGATGACGGGCTGCTGGCCCGGATCGCGCGTCCGATCCCGATCTGCGCCGACGAGAGCCTGCACGGCGACGTCGACCTCGACGCCCTGAAAGATCGCTACGACGCGATCAACATCAAGCTCGACAAGGCCGGCGGCCTCACCGAGGCCCTGCGGCTTGCGCAGGACGCGAAGGCACGGGGCCTGTCGATCATGGTCGGCTGCATGCTCGGCACCTCGCTCGCCATGGCGCCGGCGATGCTGCTCTCAGGGTTCGCCGACTTCGTCGACCTCGACGGCCCGCTGCTGCTGGCCAGCGACCGCGAGCCCGGCCTGAGGTTCGAGGGCAGCCTGGTCCACCCGCCGGAGCCCGCCTTGTGGGGATGA
- the dgcN gene encoding N-acetyltransferase DgcN — MQIATPYLMFLGDVPDKLAAKTAYGIVDWRPEWCVGQLRLPGCAADLGIPDLTIAEGVAKGARTLIVGVVNAGGVLPEHWISTIVQAIEAGLDVASGLHTRLGSVPAIAEAASRHGRQLHDVRHSDERFDTGKGTRRPGRRLLTVGTDCSVGKKYTVLALEKGMRARGLDADFRATGQTGVFISGRGVAIDAVVADFISGAVEWIAPAADPQHWDLIEGQGSLFHPSFAGVSLGLLHGAQPDAFVVCHEPTRTTMRGVKHPLPSIREVIDLTIQLGRLTNPEIRPTGIAINTQALAEGEARALLDTLAGDYGLPATDPVRFGVEGLVDRLVAEFPA; from the coding sequence ATGCAGATCGCCACGCCCTACCTGATGTTCCTCGGCGACGTGCCCGACAAGCTCGCCGCCAAGACCGCCTACGGCATCGTCGACTGGCGGCCCGAATGGTGCGTCGGGCAATTGCGCCTGCCCGGTTGCGCCGCCGATCTCGGCATCCCGGACCTGACGATCGCCGAGGGCGTCGCCAAGGGCGCCCGTACGCTGATCGTCGGCGTGGTCAATGCCGGCGGCGTGCTGCCCGAGCACTGGATCTCCACCATCGTCCAGGCGATCGAGGCCGGGCTCGACGTGGCGAGCGGGCTTCACACCCGCCTCGGCTCGGTGCCGGCGATCGCCGAGGCCGCGTCGCGCCACGGGCGCCAGCTCCACGACGTGCGCCATTCCGACGAGCGCTTCGATACCGGCAAGGGCACGCGGCGGCCGGGCCGGCGGCTGCTCACCGTCGGCACCGACTGCTCGGTCGGCAAGAAATACACCGTGCTGGCGCTCGAGAAGGGCATGCGGGCCCGCGGTCTCGACGCCGATTTCCGCGCCACCGGCCAGACCGGGGTGTTCATCTCCGGCCGCGGCGTCGCCATCGACGCGGTGGTGGCCGATTTCATCTCCGGCGCCGTCGAGTGGATCGCGCCCGCCGCCGATCCGCAGCATTGGGACCTGATCGAGGGCCAGGGCTCGCTGTTCCATCCGAGCTTCGCCGGCGTCAGCCTCGGCCTGCTGCACGGCGCCCAACCCGACGCCTTCGTGGTCTGCCACGAGCCGACCCGCACGACGATGCGCGGGGTCAAGCACCCGCTGCCGAGCATCCGCGAGGTGATCGACCTCACCATCCAGCTCGGCCGCCTGACCAACCCGGAGATCCGGCCGACCGGCATCGCCATCAACACCCAGGCCCTGGCGGAAGGGGAGGCGAGGGCGCTCCTCGACACGCTCGCCGGCGATTACGGCCTGCCGGCGACCGATCCGGTGCGGTTCGGCGTCGAGGGGCTGGTCGACCGGCTGGTCGCGGAGTTCCCGGCGTGA
- a CDS encoding amino acid ABC transporter substrate-binding protein: MRLRSLLPVLLAGLAASAGTASAQDLSGTLKKIKETGQITLAYRDSSVPFSYLDNNQKPVGFAMDICYKIVDAVKSELKLDKLEVKLNPVTSATRIPLIANGTVDLECGSTTNNVERQKQVAFTNTHFLTANRFIAKKSSGLTKFEDLKGKTVVSTSGTTNIKQINEYNAEKKLGITILPAKDHAEAFLMVETGRAAAFVMDDVLLASLAASSKEPTAYAISTDALSKPEPYGIMLRKDDAPFKKVADAATAAFYKSPEAKVTYDKWFMKPIPPRDINLNLPMSEALQHAFAKPSDSPDPAAY, from the coding sequence ATGCGTTTGAGAAGCCTGCTTCCCGTCCTGCTCGCCGGTCTGGCGGCCTCCGCCGGCACCGCTTCGGCCCAGGATCTCAGCGGGACGCTGAAGAAGATCAAGGAGACCGGGCAGATCACGCTGGCCTACCGCGATTCCTCGGTGCCGTTCTCCTACCTCGACAACAACCAGAAGCCGGTCGGCTTCGCGATGGACATCTGCTACAAGATCGTCGACGCGGTGAAGTCCGAGCTGAAGCTCGACAAGCTCGAGGTCAAGCTCAACCCGGTGACGTCGGCGACGCGCATCCCGCTGATCGCCAACGGCACCGTCGACCTCGAATGCGGCTCGACCACCAACAACGTCGAGCGGCAGAAGCAGGTCGCCTTCACCAACACCCACTTCCTCACCGCCAACCGCTTCATCGCCAAGAAGTCGAGCGGCCTGACGAAGTTCGAGGACCTGAAGGGCAAGACCGTCGTGTCGACCTCGGGCACGACCAACATCAAGCAGATCAACGAGTACAACGCCGAGAAGAAGCTCGGCATCACGATCCTGCCGGCCAAGGACCACGCCGAGGCGTTCCTGATGGTCGAGACCGGCCGCGCCGCCGCCTTCGTGATGGACGACGTGCTGCTCGCCTCGCTCGCCGCCTCGTCCAAGGAGCCGACCGCCTACGCGATCTCGACCGACGCCCTGTCGAAGCCCGAGCCCTACGGCATCATGCTGCGCAAGGACGATGCGCCGTTCAAGAAGGTCGCGGACGCCGCCACCGCCGCCTTCTACAAGAGCCCCGAGGCCAAGGTCACCTACGACAAGTGGTTCATGAAGCCGATCCCGCCGCGGGACATCAACCTGAACCTGCCGATGAGCGAGGCGCTGCAGCACGCCTTCGCCAAGCCGAGCGACAGCCCGGACCCGGCCGCCTACTGA
- a CDS encoding amino acid ABC transporter permease produces the protein MNYNWNWGIFFEASPEGNGTYADMLLSGLMWTILTALCAWVIAFAIGSVVGVLRTLPSRGAQAVGNAYVELFRNIPLLVQMFLWYFVLPEVLPESWGTWLKQLPNAPFYTAVVCLGFFTASRVAEQVRAGIQALPRGQRMAGTALGLTTAQTYRYVLLPNAYRIILPPLTSEFLNNLKNTSVALTIGLLELTARARAMQEFSFQVFEAFTAATLIYIVINLLVVTVAGVIERRVAVPGR, from the coding sequence ATGAACTACAACTGGAACTGGGGCATCTTCTTCGAGGCGTCGCCCGAGGGGAACGGCACCTACGCCGACATGCTGCTGTCGGGCCTGATGTGGACGATCCTCACGGCGCTCTGCGCCTGGGTCATCGCCTTCGCCATCGGCTCGGTCGTCGGCGTGCTGCGCACCCTGCCGAGCCGCGGGGCGCAAGCGGTCGGCAACGCCTATGTCGAACTCTTCCGCAACATCCCGCTCCTCGTGCAGATGTTCCTCTGGTACTTCGTGCTGCCGGAGGTGCTGCCGGAATCCTGGGGCACCTGGCTGAAGCAGCTGCCAAACGCGCCGTTCTACACCGCCGTGGTGTGCCTCGGCTTCTTCACCGCCTCGCGCGTCGCCGAGCAGGTGCGGGCCGGCATCCAGGCCCTGCCGCGGGGCCAGCGCATGGCCGGCACGGCGCTCGGGCTCACCACCGCCCAGACCTACCGCTACGTGCTGCTGCCCAACGCCTACCGCATCATCCTGCCGCCGCTGACCTCCGAGTTCCTCAACAACCTGAAGAACACGTCGGTGGCGCTGACCATCGGCCTCCTGGAGCTGACTGCGCGAGCCCGCGCGATGCAGGAATTCTCGTTCCAGGTCTTCGAGGCCTTCACGGCGGCGACCCTCATCTACATCGTCATCAACCTGCTGGTGGTGACCGTGGCCGGCGTGATCGAGCGCCGCGTCGCGGTGCCGGGCCGCTGA
- a CDS encoding amino acid ABC transporter permease: MFSNFDFGVILNSWRYLFLDGMTFTLTLTALAAIGGVILGTLIAMMRLSGLPVLPQIAKVYVNFMRSLPLVLVIFWFYFLVPYIGQWVTGSERPIQVGAFSSSLITFTLFEAAYFSEIMRAGIQSIPKGQGAAASALGLTYWQSMANVILPQAFRNMLPVLLTQTIVLFQDTSLVYVLSITDFLGAASKIAQRDGRLVEMYLFAAVVYFAVCFIASLLVRRLQRRVAIIR, translated from the coding sequence ATGTTCTCGAATTTCGATTTCGGCGTCATCCTGAATTCCTGGCGCTACCTGTTCCTCGACGGGATGACCTTCACGCTGACCCTGACCGCGCTCGCGGCGATCGGCGGCGTGATTCTCGGCACGCTGATCGCCATGATGCGGCTGTCGGGCCTGCCTGTGCTGCCCCAGATCGCCAAGGTCTACGTCAACTTCATGCGCTCGCTGCCGCTGGTGCTGGTGATCTTCTGGTTCTACTTCCTGGTGCCGTATATCGGGCAGTGGGTCACCGGGTCCGAGCGGCCGATCCAGGTCGGCGCCTTCTCGTCCTCGCTCATCACCTTCACGCTGTTCGAGGCGGCCTACTTCTCCGAGATCATGCGGGCGGGCATCCAGTCGATCCCCAAGGGACAGGGCGCGGCGGCCTCGGCGCTCGGCCTCACCTACTGGCAATCGATGGCCAACGTCATCCTGCCCCAGGCCTTCCGCAACATGCTGCCGGTGCTTCTGACCCAGACCATCGTGCTGTTCCAGGACACCTCACTGGTCTACGTCCTGTCGATCACCGACTTCCTCGGCGCCGCCTCCAAGATCGCGCAGCGCGACGGGCGCCTCGTCGAGATGTACCTGTTCGCGGCCGTCGTCTACTTTGCCGTCTGCTTCATCGCCTCGCTCCTGGTGCGCCGCCTGCAGCGCCGGGTCGCCATCATCCGATAG
- a CDS encoding amino acid ABC transporter ATP-binding protein has protein sequence MIAIDTVSKWYGDFQVLTNCTTSVTKGEVVVVCGPSGSGKSTLIKCVNALEPFQKGQITVDGTKIADKKTNLPKLRSRVGMVFQHFELFPHLSITDNLSLAQRKVLGRSKDEAQAKGLALLERVGLKAHAHKFPGQLSGGQQQRVAIARALAMNPIVMLFDEPTSALDPEMVGEVLDVMVELAKEGMTMMVVTHEMGFARKVAHRVIFMDKGEIVEDAQKEEFFGSPRSERAQTFLSRILSH, from the coding sequence ATGATCGCCATCGACACCGTCTCGAAGTGGTACGGCGACTTCCAGGTGCTGACGAACTGCACCACCTCCGTCACCAAGGGCGAGGTGGTGGTGGTCTGCGGCCCCTCGGGCTCCGGCAAGTCGACGCTCATCAAGTGCGTCAACGCTCTCGAACCGTTCCAGAAGGGCCAGATCACCGTCGACGGCACCAAGATCGCCGACAAGAAGACCAACCTGCCCAAGCTCCGCTCGCGGGTCGGCATGGTGTTCCAGCATTTCGAGCTGTTTCCGCACCTGTCGATCACCGACAACCTCAGCCTCGCCCAGCGCAAGGTGCTCGGGCGGAGCAAGGACGAGGCGCAGGCCAAGGGCCTCGCCCTGCTGGAGCGGGTCGGCCTCAAGGCCCATGCCCACAAGTTCCCGGGCCAGCTCTCCGGCGGTCAGCAGCAGCGCGTGGCGATCGCCCGGGCGCTCGCCATGAACCCGATCGTGATGCTGTTCGACGAGCCGACCTCGGCCCTCGACCCCGAGATGGTCGGCGAGGTGCTCGACGTGATGGTCGAGCTCGCCAAGGAGGGCATGACCATGATGGTGGTGACCCACGAGATGGGCTTTGCCCGCAAGGTCGCCCACCGGGTGATCTTCATGGACAAGGGCGAGATCGTCGAGGACGCGCAGAAGGAAGAGTTCTTCGGATCGCCCCGCAGCGAGCGCGCCCAGACCTTCCTGTCGCGAATCCTGTCGCACTGA